A genomic region of Hypomesus transpacificus isolate Combined female chromosome 19, fHypTra1, whole genome shotgun sequence contains the following coding sequences:
- the LOC124481565 gene encoding high choriolytic enzyme 1-like, which translates to MSAFKFTLLTLLLVSACWAEEETESVEDQSDDMSVSALLERANKNITPDLDMPILMDGDIAVESEAERNADPCTSSGCMWGKWTDGKVYIPYAISNQYSSRERSIIERGLESFSSFSCIRFRPRRSNDRDYLNIQSKKGCYSFVGRRGNAQELSLARSGCLYHGTVQHELLHALGFNHEQTRSDRDNHIRVLLENVQSGMEHNFRKIATLNQGTSYDYGSVMQYFRTAFSKNGQPTMVPIPNSNVAFGQAKEMSRNDKARLNTLYKC; encoded by the exons aTGTCTGCCTTCAAGTTCACCCTGCTGACCCTGCTGCTGGTGTCTGCCTgctgggcagaggaggag ACAG AGAGTGTGGAGGACCAATCAGATGATATGTCTGTGTCTGCCCTGCTGGAGAGAGCCAATAAGAACATAA CCCCTGACTTGGATATGCCTATCCTGATGGACGGTGACATCGCTGTGGAATCTGAGGCTGAGAGGAACGCTGACCCCTGCACCTCCAGTGGCTGCATGTGGGGAAAGTGGACCGACGGAAAGGTCTACATTCCCTACGCCATCTCCAATCAGTACT ctTCCAGGGAGAGGTCCATCATTGAGAGAGGTCTGgagtccttctcctccttctcctgtaTCCGCTTCAGACCCCGTCGCAGCAATGACAGGGACTACCTCAACATCCAGTCTAAAAAAGG CTGCTACTCCTTCGTTGGTCGTCGTGGTAATGCTCAGGAGTTGTCTCTGGCTCGCAGTGGCTGCCTGTACCACGGCACTGTTCAGCATGAGCTTCTGCACGCCCTGGGCTTCAACCACGAGCAGACCCGCTCTGACAGGGACAACCACATTAGGGTGTTGCTGGAGAACGTCCAGTCTG GCATGGAGCACAACTTCAGGAAGATCGCCACCCTGAACCAGGGCACCTCCTATGACTATGGCTCTGTCATGCAGTACTTTAG GACTGCCTTCTCTAAGAACGGCCAGCCCACCATGGTGCCCATCCCCAACAGCAACGTTGCCTTTGGCCAGGCCAAAGAGATGAGCAGGAATGACAAGGCCAGGCTCAACACGCTGTACAAGTGCT AA
- the LOC124481560 gene encoding hatching enzyme 1.2-like isoform X2, with amino-acid sequence MFVFRFSWAVLVLLLVSVWAEELTEEENAVVEDKSEEVSVSQLLERANRNRNPEIDEPFLIGGDIAVKSEAEKNADPCTSRGCLWRKWTDGKVYVPYYIANQYSSRERSIIERGLESFSSVSCIRFRPYQNGDSEYLSIESRDGCYSYVGRQGGAQTVSLARSGCLYHGTVQHELLHALGFNHEQTRSDRDNHIRVLLQNVQSNMRYNFDKIATLNQGTPYDYNSVMQYERYAFSMNGQPTMVPIPNSNISFGKATQMSQNDITRINKLYQC; translated from the exons ATGTTTGTGTTCAGATTCTCCTGGGCTGTCCTGGTCCTGCTGCTGGTCTCTGTCTGGGCCGAGGAGCTCACCGAG GAAG AGAATGCTGTGGTAGAGGACAAATCAGAGGAAGTGTCTGTGTCCCAGTTGCTGGAGCGAGCCAATAGGAACAGGA ACCCTGAAATTGATGAGCCTTTCCTGATTGGTGGCGACATTGCCGTTAAATCCGAGGCTGAGAAGAACGCCGACCCCTGCACCTCCCGTGGCTGCCTGTGGAGGAAGTGGACCGATGGAAAGGTCTACGTTCCTTACTACATTGCCAACCAGTACT ccTCCAGGGAGAGGTCCATCATTGAGAGAGGTCTGGAGTCCTTCTCCTCCGTCTCCTGTATCCGCTTCAGACCTTACCAGAATGGCGACTCTGAGTACCTCAGCATCGAGTCCCGCGATGG GTGCTACTCCTATGTTGGCCGCCAGGGTGGTGCCCAGACTGTGTCTCTGGCTCGCAGCGGCTGCCTGTACCACGGGACTGTTCAGCACGAGCTTCTGCACGCCCTGGGCTTCAACCACGAGCAGACCCGCTCTGACAGGGACAACCACATTAGGGTGTTGCTGCAGAACGTCCAGTCTA ACATGAGGTACAACTTCGACAAGATCGCCACTCTGAACCAGGGAACTCCCTATGACTACAACTCTGTGATGCAGTATGAGAG GTATGCCTTCTCTATGAATGGACAGCCCACCATGGTGCCCATCCCCAACAGCAACATCTCCTTCGGCAAGGCCACCCAGATGAGCCAAAACGACATCACCAGGATAAACAAACTCTACCAGTGCT AA